The sequence TTACTAGTATTGCCCTCGTAGTAGCTACCGCTATAGGCGGAGTCGATGTATGCACCACCTTGAGCAGCACTGTCACTACCTACTTTAAACTCACCAGACAAATTGGCGCTCTCTGCCTCAATAGTGATAGGGCGGGGAATACCGTCGTAGCCACCGTTTTCACCATCATCTTGGCCGCCATTACCCGCACCAATGCGAACCAGGCGCAGACGGTCTAAACGCGTGCCGTCTTCACGTACATAGACTACGATTTTGTGTTGCCCTGCTGAGATATCAATCTCAACTTGGTTGGCTTCGTTACGGTAGTTAACATCCATCTCCTCATAGTATGAGGTGTTGTTGGTATCCCAAACCTGACGAGGGTTGTCGTTAACTTTTATGTAGAACGAGTCTGCTTGATTGTTCGGCGCAAAGGTGGTGCCTTTGAGGGCATACAAACCCGCTTTAGGAGCTGTAAAGCTAAGCTCGGCACGGTTAGCTTCTACGTTTTCGCTGTAGTATTTGCCTTGGTATTCAGCATGAATGTACTGACCGGCTGACGCGGCGCTATCGTTGCCTATTTTGAACAGACCAAAGAGTTGAGCATCTTCAGCCTCTATGATGATGTCGCTATCATTACCACCACCGCCATTATTGCCACCGAGCTCATTTTGTATTTGCGCTTTGGCTGAGCTAGAGATACTCCAGCGCAGAGTATTTTCGAAGTATTGTACTTGGTCGCTGCGACTCGCTCGACTCACAATGCGATACCAGTTATCTCGTGCTTGTTGGTGAGCAAAGCGGTTACTCAGACGTGGGTTGTTGTCTATTTGTTGATAAAGTCTTTGTACAAAAGCCTTGCCTCCTAAGGTGTCATACCACTCCAGCAAGACCGCTGACATTAGTGTGTTGATGGTACCGTTACGCCAAGGCAGTTTGCTGGTAGCCCAAACGTTATCAAAAGTATAAGCATTGTTGTTTAGGTACTTATTGAGTTCGTCTCGATGATCTTGGCGAAAGCGAGCATAGTCTTTACCGAAATAGTGCAGACCTACACCTAAATCATCAACAATCCAAAAGGCTGCGGCGTTGTTGAAGCCAACTGTCCAGTAGCCATAGGCTGAGTTATTACCGTCCATTGCCCAATCTATCCAAGCATTCCATCCGTTAGAACCGGTCTTGTAAAAGTTCCGATTCATTTCATATAACCATACTTGGTCAATGCTTATATTCCCTTGGCGTACTCGCTCATAAAAAGGGTTAAACAAACCGCTACCGACCGATAAGCCAAAGACGCCATGAGCAGCAAGACCGCCTGCACCATTATTGTCCTTGGGTATTTGAATGGTGGGTCGCCCTTTATAAGAACCATTCAATGAGAGGTTGCGAAGGCCGGTGAATTCTTCGAAAGATGCTTTCGATGCAGCCATTAAGGCAACGATTTTTTCCATGGTAGCGCGTTCATAAGTGCTACCAGACGCCCCTTCAATAGCAATTGCCATATTGTTGCTGTACCAAACCGTTGCGGTTCGGTTTCCTTGATTGGCGATATTGAAGTTGAAATTAACATTTTGGTCGATGTTAATTGCCACACCACCATTGTATCGAGCAGCAAATGAGTTACTCGACAAACACATTAAGATTGCACAGCACATAACCATACTGTGGCGCAGAATTTTAGCCATTTAGTTTCCCTATTGACCGCTAGCAAATGCAGTGTTGTTGCTAGTCGCTCAAATCCTTTTGAGTTTATATTTATAGTAATTGTATGATTTTAAAGCAGGCTAATCATACTCCTACAATTAACAAAGTAAATAACAAGCATCAATAAATCTTTATAAATTAATAAGATATCGTTTTCAGATTTGGATTGGCAGGTAAGGGCGGCGATTTAAGCTGCTATCTGTGACATTCAGTTGCAAATTAAGCAAATCAAATAGAAACGCCGGAAACTGCTTTGAGGTTGGGTGGCTTTAAAGACTTGCATGTGAATTTGACAATTACCTACTAATCTATAAGTATGAACTTATGAGTATATTATTTAGCCAAGTTTCAGCGCGAATTATCATCATTCCATAGGAATGGTGGGTTTGCTGATGTGCTTAGAAACTAGAAACCCGCCCTCGAGGCGGGTTTTCTATTTCTGCCTCTTGGGATTTTACTGTTAGGAGGTAACATGAAAAAAGTAGCGATATTTGGGAAACCAGGCAGTGGTAAGTCAACCTTAAGCAAGGCTTTGACTCAGGCAACACATCTCGAGTTGCATGCTTTAGATTCCATTTTGTTTAATGCCGATGGCAGCCAAATAGATCGCCAAGCTTACGACTACAAGCATCGCGCTATATTGCATTCTGAAAACTGGATAATTGACGGCTTTGGTCCAATATCTTCTTTTTATGAGCGCCTTGAGGCGGCCGATACGCTTATTTACATCGATTTACCCTATGCGGTGAGTTATTGGCTGGTGACTAAACGGCTATTAAAAGGAATATTTATTAAACCCGCAGGTTGGCCCAGTGGCAGTTCGGTGATTAAAGGAACGCTGCAAAGCTATAAAACCCTAAAGCTTTGTCCCAAGTTTTGGAATGATGAATTTATGCAGAAGCTGCAAGAGATAGCAAAGGGCAAAAAGCTCTATGTGATTCGCTCAGTAGCAGAGCTAAACCGCTTTGTTGAACAACATCAAGAATAGAGGCTTAGCTGCTCATGTGTTTGATCACTTCGTCGCCAAAGGCTGAGCAGCTTACTTCGCTGGCATTATCTATCATTCGAGCAAAGTCATAAGTGACGGTGCGTGCGCCAATGGCGCCGTCTACACCTTGGCTGATCAGCTCGGCAGCTTTTATCCAGCCAATGTGTTTTAACATCATTTGGGCGCATAGAATAATAGAGCAAGGGTTTACTTTATCTTGCCCAGCTAGGCGCGGCACGGTGCCATGTGTGGGTTCGAAAAAGGCGACTTCGCTGCTCATGTTGGCGCCTGGGGCAATGCCAATGCCACCTACATGGGCTGCCAGTGCATCGGCCAGTAAATCACCGTTTTGGTTCATGGTGGCAATCACATCGTAGAGCTCTGGGTGCAAGGTCACCTGTTGGAACATACTGTCGGCAATGATGTCTTTGATCACTAACGGCGCTTGGCCGTTTTCGCGCGGGATCTCTAACCAATAGCCGTTGCTGTGAGTTTGAGCGCCAAATTCTTCTTCAGCTAATTGGTAGCCCCAGTTTTTAAAGGCGCCTTCGGTAAATTTCATAATGTTGCCTTTGTGCACCAAGGTTACCGATTCTCGCTGGTGGTCCAGTGCGTACTGAATCGCATGGCGGATCAGTCGTTTAGAGCCTTGTTCGGAAATGTGTTTGATGCCCACGCCACATTCTTCACTAAAGCGCATTTTAGTCACGCCCATTTCTTGTTGAAGAAAGTCAATCACCCGCTCTGCGCCTGGGCTGCCTGCTTTCCATTCTATGCCGCTGTAAATGTCTTCGGAGTTTTCTCTAAACACTACCATGTCGGTTAGCTCAGGATGTTTAAGCGGCGAGGGGACACCTTGAAACCAGCGAATAGGGCGAATATTCACAAACAGATCCATTTCTTGGCGCAAGGAAATATTCAGTGAACGAAATCCGCCGCCGATTGGGGTAGTGAGCGGGCCTTTAATCGCCACTTTGTGTTCGCGAATCGCCCCCAGCGTTTCTTGCGGAAACCAGTCGCCGTCATACATATTGGCGGCCTTTTCACCGTTAAAGACTTCCATCCACATAATTTTTCGTTGCTGGCCATAAGCCTTCTCAACAGCGGTATCAACCACTTTTAGCATCACCGGAGTGATGTCTACTCCCACGCCATCGCCTTCTATGTAGGTGATGATGGGCTTATTGGGTACCAGCAATTCTTGTTGCTGGTTAATACTTATTTTTTCTCCGCCAGCGGGAATGCGAATATGTTGATAGGGCATGTAAAGCCTAAAAGTAACGAGTGCTTGGTCTTTACTCTACTTGGCGAATTAAACAGGGGCAACGCTGAGTGCTGCAAGAAGTGATGTGGTAAGGATTTAAAGCAAGAGAAAAGGCTAAGCGCTGGTGTAGTGCTTAGCCCAATAAACTATTGAAGTGCGTTGGCGAAACCTTCAATGGCAGGTTTTTGTTTTAATTGCTCATCGAATAGCAGTGGCCAATCGTTATGACCAGTGAAGTTAGGGATCCAGCTGTCTGCGTCACTCACACCCCACACGCTAATGCCACCACGCTGGTTAGCTGGAACGTTGGCAAAATAAGCGGCAACAATTTCTTGGTAGCGCTCTTTTTGTTGTTGGGCCATTGATGCGGTGAAGTTATTTCTGTCACCATTGGGGTTCATTTTTATGTCTAGCTCGGTAATTTTAACCTTCAAGCCTTTGGCAGCTACTTTGGCAAAAGAAGTCCCAATGGTTTCTGCACTTGGCCAATCGTAATTTACGTGCATTTGAAATCCAATGCCGTTAATTGGTACATCATCGGCCAGCAGTTCGTCTGCTAAACGTAATACCGAGTTTAGCTTAGCTCCGTCATCTTCAATGTTGTAGTCGTTGTAGTAAAGCTCTGCACTAGCGTCTGCTGCGCGCGCCATAGTAAAGGCTTTTGGAATAAAGTCTTTACCTAAATTACGATACCAAGGGCTACCATGGCCGCCGCTGTTTGCATCGGTATCACGGTAGCTGGCGTAGCCGTTGTCGTTATTGTCGTTAAAGGCTTCGTTTACCACATCCCAACTAAATACTTTACCGGCGTAGTGCTGAGCTACGGTGGTAATGTGGGCTTCCATCATGTCTTCCCAGTTACCACTGAAATTTATCATCCAGTCTGGCATTTGCGAGTGCCAGACCAAGGCATGAGCGTGCACGGTAACGCCATTGTCTAAGGCCCAGTTCACCAAATTATCGGCATCTTCAAAGCTAAAGTTGCCTTGAGTGGGCTGTAAGTAAGAGGACTTCATGATGTTCTCTGCTGTAATTTGGTCAAAATGCTGAATCACTACATTTTGCAAATCAGGTCGAGATAAAATGCCGTTAGAAAACCAGTTTTGGTACTCAGCTGGAACCGCAGCGCCTACATAGCTAGCTGTGAGATCTTTAAGGCTAGCTACTTCTGGGACTTCAATCGGCTCTCCTGAATCTGAGCTGGAGCCTCCGCAAGCAGCTAAGCTTGCACAAATTGCCGTTGAAATGAGTGCCATTGATAGTGAACGCATACCTAATCCTTGATATTTGTTAGCGCTAACAGCAACCTTTGATAAAACCTGTCGCCGAGAGATTTTCCTATTAAACCAAGATAAAGCGCTTTCATGGGATTGCTAAAACACTTTATCGTTTTATAAGAAATTGCTTTTGTGACCTAGAACGGAAGTTGGCAGTTTGGAATGACTAGTTGTCCCCTTAAATTTCCTTTAAATCAATGAGAAAGAAAGGTGGGTTAGGGCTTACCTCCGCTAATGCTATAGCTTTTAATCCTGCCTAGTTAGTCTTCTATAGAGTTAATGTTTGTTGTTATAAACTGGCGTTAGCGTTCGCTTTGAACTGTTGCTTTTCTGTATTCTCTGCTTATATCACCAATTAAGACTTTATATTCTTATTTTTATTGTTTGGTGATATTTAATGCTGCATTACGTTTTATAACAGCGCGATAGAATAAATTACAGCTTTTGCTTTCATTTGTGATCTGTATCTATGGTAAGGTTTTCATGCGTGATATTGCTCTCAATTTAGTCAATTTTTTGGATGTATATTCTGTTTCGTTGTCGCCAGCCCCATCGCGGCAAAATAAAAAGCATAAAAATATCATTATTCCAGGAGTTGTTTTATATGAACGTGAAAGCGCTTACATCGGCAGTGGCAATTGCACTTACTTGTTCACCTTTAGCTAGCGCAGCTGAAGATGAGGTTAACGCCGACCAGTTTCAACAAATTAAAGACTCACAACCGGTTGTTTTAGACCCTGACTTTCAAGTTGAAGAGGGCATTATTTTCTCTGGCTATGCGCGTTACGGTTTGCATTATTCCGATGACTTTCAAAAATATGTTCAAGCTGAAGGTGAGCTAGCGGGGCGTGCGACAGGTCGCTTAGGTAACGAAACCAATGGTGGCGAATTTCAATTTGCTAAAGCCTTCCAAAGTGACAGTGGCGCAATTTGGGATGTGGTATTGATGCTAGAAAACTGGTGGAAGTACGAGTCAGAGCTGCAAAGTGGTGAAGAAATATCAGAGTATGGTGATATAGCGCTTAAAAAATTCTACGCCGGTGCCACTAACATTTTTGCTTCGCAACCTAACGCTTACATTTGGGCTGGACGAGACTTCCACCAACGTCCACAACAGGGCATAAATGATTACTTCTGGATGTCTCACGATGGTCAAGGTGGTGGTATTTATAACCTTGAATTGGGTGATATGGCAAAACTAGACTTCTCGGTAGTGGGTCAAGTTGATGGTCCTGGAGATAACGGCAACTACGCACTTACCTCTAAGTTACATGCCTTGCAACTGGCTGATTCATTAGCCTTAAGCTTTTTGTTCAACTACGGCTTTGAAAGCGACCAATATGACGACAATGGCGTAATTGAAAACAAAGACAAGATCAATGCTTACCACTTAGCCGCAGTGTTAGATCAAAACTGGTCTAAAGGCCGCAATCAGTTTATCGCGCGCTATGCAGATAATGCCGATACCAGCGTATTCAATAAAACCGAAGACTTAACCACGCTGTATTTAAGCTTGGAAGGTGCGGTTAATTTTAATGAGAAAGTGGCCTTAGAGTACTTAGGTGCCTACCACAATTACGATGCTAACTCTTCAGAAGATGATCGTACTAACTACAGTGCCATTATGCGCCCAATGTACAACTGGAACGAAACGCACTCTACCTGGTTAGAAGCGGGTTACTCTGTGGTTGATTACGACCAAGGTGGTAAAAACAAAGCTTGGAAAGTGACCTTATCGCAAAACGTTACCATTAACGCCTTTGCCAATGCTCGTCCAATGCTGCGCTTTTACGTGACAGCGGGTCAAGCCGATAACCAAGTTCGTAGTAACGAAGCGATTGCCGCCGAGCAAGATACTTTAGCCATGGGCGCAATGTTTGAGTCTTGGTGGTAGGGCTTAAATAAACCCTTAATGTTACACCTATTGTGTATTTGAGTTGTTGGGCGCAGTAAACCTGCGCCCCTTTTTGTTAGCGTAACTCTCTGCGGAGTATTTTACCCACATTGGTTTTGGGCAGCTCTTCTCGATAAATTATGTCTTTTGGCATTTTGTAGCCGGTTAAGTGTTTACGGCAATGCTTTTTAATCTCATCGCGTCCAACCCGCGCATTACACACCACAAACAAGCGAATGCGTTCGCCACTCACATCGTCTGGAACACCTACTGCTGCGGCTTCCACAATCGACGGATGTAGCGTTGCAACTTCTTCAATCTCGCTCGGAAATACGTTAAAGCCTGAGACTAAAATCATGTCTTTTTTGCGGTCTTCAATAAAGAAGTAACCCTGTTCGTCCATGCGGCCAATATCGCCAGATTTAATCCAACCGTCTTTGGTGATTACGTTGGCTGTTTCTTCCTCTTGTTTCCAGTAGCCCTGCATCACTTGCGGGCCCTTAATTTGTAGTTCGCCTATGCCACCAACATCTAGCTCATTGCCTTCTTCATCTACCACCCGAATTTGGGTGCTAGGCATGGGCACGCCAATAGAAGGAATAAAGGCCTGTTGTTCATGGGTACCTGCGGCCACAACTGGTGAACACTCGGTAAGTCCATAGCCTTCAATTATCGGCATTTGGGTAAGCTCTTGCCATTGCTCGGCGATGTGCTTTTGAGTCGCCATGCCGCCAGCAATAGTGAAACGGGCTTTAGAAAAATCTAGCTGCCTGAAGCCTGCGTGATTAAGCAAGCCGTTAAACAAAGTATTTAAGCCAAAGATCATGGTAAACGGGTACTTACGTAGGTCGTTTACAAAGCCATTAAGATCTCGCGGATTAGTAATTAGCAAGTTTTTACCGCCAATGTACAAGATGAACATCATGCTCACGGTATTCGCGAAAATATGGTAAAGCGGCAGCGGTGTTACAGCATGTTCTTGGTCTAACAAAGTGCGAGGGGCAAAGTGATAATAAACTTGAATCACGTTAGCCAGCACATTGTGATGGCTTAACATTGCACCCTTAGCCACACCAGTGGTGCCACCGGTGTATTGCAAATAAGCAATGTCATCGCCGCTAATTTGAGGCTTTTGATAAGCCATGGTTTTGCCCTGAGTTAAGGCGCGTCGCATCGATATAGCGCCAGGCAAGTTGTATTTAGGCACCATTTTTTTAACGTACTTAACTACAAAGTTAACCAGCGTGCGTTTATGCACGGCCAGTTGGTCGCCAATACTGGTAAGAATAACGTGCTTAACTTGGGTGTCTTTAATCACTTGCTGCAGGCTGTTGCCAAAATTAGTCACAGCCACAATTGCGCTAGCTTCTGAGTCGCAAAGCTGGTGCTTTAATTCGCGAGGAGTGTATAGCGGGTTAACATTTACCACGACTAAACCAGCTCGCAGGGCGCCATATAGCGCAATGGGGTATTGCAATACATTAGGCATCATTAGGGCGATGCGCTCGCCAGCTTGCATGCCTAGTTCTTGCTGCAAGTAGGCGGCAAAGGCTAGTGATTTCTGGTCTAGCTCTTGATAGGTGAGGCTTTTACCCATGTTGATAAAGGCGGTTTGCTTGGGAAACTGTTTACAGCTGTGTTCAAACAGTTCCAGCAAATTCTCAAATTGCTCTGTGCTTATTTCTGCGGGCACATCGTCTGGGTAGCTTTTTAACCAAGGTTGGTCTGATGAATTCATATTCTATCCTCACCCATTAGTTAGCATTAATAGTCCTGTTTGGCGAACCAAGCGGTTTTACCAAGCAGATAATATGCTGTTTGGGCCTTATCTATTTTTGCCCGCAAGATTAGCTGATTGGGATAATAAACCCTAGCGTATTTTTGTGAATCGTTGAGCTAAATCATTAGCCAATTTCATCAAGTAACCAGTTTTGTGGATAAAGTGCCGATATGCACCGAGATTATTTGACCTTAGCAAAGATTTAAATAAGGGAGTGGGGTAGTGGAGAGAGCTTTTTGACTAGCAAAGCCTAAACCAACAATGGCAGTGGTGTTTAGGCTTTGCATTGGTACCTAGTCATTAGTACTTAGTCATTTTTCTGCTTTGTTTGAGTGTTTATGTTGTTAGCCAAAGCCTGCACTTCTGCGACTTTGCGTTTTAAGTCTTCAGTCGCAAATTTGTTTAAGTTATTGCGTGAAGCTTCCAAGGTGATGCCGATTCCAATCATATCTAAAGTGTCGCCCATGAGTATTTCCTCTGCTTTATGACCTTAGCGATATTGCTAAAGCGTGCTTGCAGTGTAGATTGATAATGCGACACTAATAACTCTCTAAGCGATTTGATTTATATCTCTTGGTGCGCGGGTGATATATTCCACTATCTACGGTGTGACTGGCAATCTTAATCAATTGCTAGAGAGTGTTGGAATTGAATCTTCGAAATAAAATTCTGTTATTTGTCGTCAAGCTTGCAGAAGTAGTCGGTGAAGGCTTGCATGGCGAGGTTTTGATGGCGTTCTTTTTTCCACACAACATCGCAGTGCCAGTGCTCTTTGCTCATTCCGTTTACCCACAATTCGCTAAGCTGTTGTTGTGCGAAAAGCGGCTCACATAAATAGCGAGGCAAAATAGCCCAGCCTAAACCAGCTTTTACTAACTCAATAATCTGCTGGCTATTGCTGGCGCGAATTTGACGGTGGCTAATGGATTGAGAGCTTGCTAAGCCCAGCTGGTTGAAAAAGTTAAAGCCTATCTGCCTAAGCTGGCGTAGCTCTAGCTCTGAGACCTCTACTACTTGCTGAGAAGGCTCAGCTTTAATCGCACAGCACAACTCAAACTGATAGGCACGAGAATAAATTAACTGTGGTGAATACTCAAAGGTTCCCAGGCTAAATCCTATATCAACCTCTCCTTGTTCCACCCATTGGTGAATGCTCATGGTGTCGCCACTAAGTACGTCTATATCTAGGCTTGGATATTGTTGGTTGAGGATCTTTAGCCCTGTGGCAAATTGTTCGTCCATGAGGGATACATCAACCGCGATGTTGAGCTTATCGGGTTGTGCTTCAAGTAAAGCTTGGGACTTTTGCTCAAAGTAATTTAGCTCGCTAAGCACTGATTTAGCGTAGCAATATAGTGAGATGCCTGCTTCAGTAAGCTTTACTGATTTGGCCGAGCGCGTGAATAAGCTCAAACCAAGATCTAACTCTAGGTCATTCACCAAGTGGCTAACGGTGGTGCGGTGTTTACCTAGTTTACGTGCCGCTGGACCAAAGCCTCCATATTCTTTGGTATAAACAAATGCTTCGAGTTGCTCAATGGATGCAGGCATGGCTATCTAGGGAGGCCTTATTAGAGGTCAATACTTATTACTATATCCTATTTAGTGCTAGCTTGTATTTGTTAGCTTTTACTGACTATAAGCTTGATTATAGCCTTGTTTTTACTAGTGTTAGCTTAGGGGAGAAGAAAGGAAGCAGCGGTGTTACGCATATTAATACTTTTTCTTAATTACTTAGTTATTGTCTCTGCGCAGGCTGCGTGTGAAACCATTAGAGTTAATGGTGAGCATAATTGGTTTGATGTGTCATACAGAGAGAACTCGCAAGCTCCACTGGAGGGTTTGGCAGTAGATTTGGCTAACCGAGTATTTGCTGATGTGGGTATTAAGCCCGAGTATCAAGCGATGGTGCCATGGAAGCGACAGTTTTTGCAGTTAGAAACCGGTGATTTAGATTTAATTGTAGCGGCATTTCACAACCTGCAGCGAAGCCAAAAGTTTGTGTTTAGCGAAGCTGTGGGCGTGGAGTATAGCACTGCGTTTATACACAAAGAGCAAAGCGCTGCTTTTACTGGTTTAGCTAGTTTAGAGGGCAAGCAGGGCATACACCTGTTAGGCAGTAGTTTTGGCGACCAGTTTGACAGCTTTGCGAAACAGAACCTTACTATTTCAACAATGGATGACTTAGACAGGGCCATTAAGCTTATTGCCTTAAAAAGAGCTGACTATTTGTTATATGCCACCCACGGAGGAAGGCTAAAGATTGCTGATACAGAATATGCCGATATATTAGTGGATTTACAGCCTAGTATTAGTAAACAGCCAATTTATATGGTGATGTCTAAATCCTCGCCTTGCTTGGAACACTTAGATGAAATAAATAGCGCTATTAGGCGACATCGAGACGATTTCTAGGTGTCGTTTTTCAATAAAAAAGCAAGCCCTAAGGCTTGCTTTTTAGTTTATATGCTAGCGCAATCTTAAGCTTCTTCGATTTCTTCCAGCTTAGTTGAGCCGCCATGGTGGACCTCTCTGCGACGCTGAATCATGGCGTAGAAACCTGGTATTAAGAAGGTACCTACTAGCAATACACAGAGCAAGCCGCCAACCAGCGAAATGCCCAAAGAGTTTTGGCTTATATGGCCTGCGCCATTGGCCAGTACTAACGGGATCATGCCAAAGATAAATGACCACGAAGTCATGTTTACCGCCCTAAAACGCAGGGTGCCACCGGTTACCGCTGCTTGGTTAATCGGCATGTCGTTGTCTTCGCGCTGCATACGGGCAAATTCTACGATCAAAATGGCATTTTTAGCAGCGAGTGCTATCAGCAATACCAGGCCAATTTGCGCGTACAAGTTCATTGGCAAACCTGCCAACGTTAACGCAATAAACGAGCCTAAGGTTGCCACCGGCACTACCAGGATAATCGCTAACGGGATAGTCCAGCTTTCATATTGCGCTACCATAAACAAATAGATGAACAGCAATGCTAGGGCAAAGGCATAAATGGCCATGTTGCCTGCCTGAATTTCTTGGTAAGCCATACCGGTCCATTCATATTGATAACCGTTAGGCAGTTCTTCAGCGGCGATCCGCTCCATTGCGGCAATGGCATCACCCGAGGAATAACCTGGCGCAGGTTGGCCTTGCAATACCGCACTGCGATATAAGTTGTATCGCCAAGCTACGTCGGGGGCAAACTGTTGCTCAATGCTAACCAGGGTGCTTAACGGCACCATATCACCACTGCTACTGCGAACATGAAACTGGCCAAGGTTGTCCAAACGGCTGCGGTATTCATCCTCGGCTTGCATGGTTACGCGGAAGTTTTTGCCGTAGAGGGTAAAGTCGTTCACATACAAGGAGCCAAGGTTGGCCTGTAGGGTAGTGAACAAATCTCCTAGCGGCACGCCTAACTGTTTCGCCTTACTGCGGTCAATGTCTACATAAAAATGCGGCACATCGGCACGGAAGGTACTAAAGGCGCTGCCAATTTCAGGCGCAGCATTGGCTTTAATGGTGATGTCTTGCATCACTTGGGCTAAGTCGCTGCGCGAACGGCCTAAACCATCTTGCAATACAAACTCAAAGCCTGAAGCGGTTCCCATGCCTGGAACAGCGGGCGGACCAAAGGCGAAGATCATCGCATCTTGAATTCGCCCATAAGCTTGTTCATTGATCCGTTGGCTAATGGCAAAAGAGCTGTGATCGCCTTGCAAGGCGTTGCGCTCGTCCCAATGCTTTAACTTCACAAACATGGTTGCTGCGTTAGATTGAATAGCACCAGCGAGCAAACCGTAACCATTGGCTAAACTCACCGCTTCCACACCCGGCTCTTCAAGAATAATGTTATTCAAGCGTTGCGAGACTTCGGCCGTGCGG comes from Agarivorans sp. Alg241-V36 and encodes:
- a CDS encoding carbohydrate binding domain-containing protein, whose product is MAKILRHSMVMCCAILMCLSSNSFAARYNGGVAINIDQNVNFNFNIANQGNRTATVWYSNNMAIAIEGASGSTYERATMEKIVALMAASKASFEEFTGLRNLSLNGSYKGRPTIQIPKDNNGAGGLAAHGVFGLSVGSGLFNPFYERVRQGNISIDQVWLYEMNRNFYKTGSNGWNAWIDWAMDGNNSAYGYWTVGFNNAAAFWIVDDLGVGLHYFGKDYARFRQDHRDELNKYLNNNAYTFDNVWATSKLPWRNGTINTLMSAVLLEWYDTLGGKAFVQRLYQQIDNNPRLSNRFAHQQARDNWYRIVSRASRSDQVQYFENTLRWSISSSAKAQIQNELGGNNGGGGNDSDIIIEAEDAQLFGLFKIGNDSAASAGQYIHAEYQGKYYSENVEANRAELSFTAPKAGLYALKGTTFAPNNQADSFYIKVNDNPRQVWDTNNTSYYEEMDVNYRNEANQVEIDISAGQHKIVVYVREDGTRLDRLRLVRIGAGNGGQDDGENGGYDGIPRPITIEAESANLSGEFKVGSDSAAQGGAYIDSAYSGSYYEGNTSNPHRAKMSFIATGAGRYLVKGTAYSPTQSADSFWIQVNDGDIHLWDTLATAAYDEMDVNSRGNTDSLEVQLNEGQNTITVYVREDGTRLDQLRLLPVDGNGGGEEPPIPEPEVNLLVNGDFETGNSTGWVSGYSATTTTTTSAYSGNYALLSKDRSAWYHGPKQDVISMLNVGSSYKLSAMVRMVSGSSTKIESRLLTQDSAGHVWHKLGQVSGSTAWQEISAEFTVQASGSLINAELFFFGPDAAKSFIIDEVSLTEQ
- a CDS encoding adenylate kinase; protein product: MKKVAIFGKPGSGKSTLSKALTQATHLELHALDSILFNADGSQIDRQAYDYKHRAILHSENWIIDGFGPISSFYERLEAADTLIYIDLPYAVSYWLVTKRLLKGIFIKPAGWPSGSSVIKGTLQSYKTLKLCPKFWNDEFMQKLQEIAKGKKLYVIRSVAELNRFVEQHQE
- the icd gene encoding NADP-dependent isocitrate dehydrogenase, which produces MPYQHIRIPAGGEKISINQQQELLVPNKPIITYIEGDGVGVDITPVMLKVVDTAVEKAYGQQRKIMWMEVFNGEKAANMYDGDWFPQETLGAIREHKVAIKGPLTTPIGGGFRSLNISLRQEMDLFVNIRPIRWFQGVPSPLKHPELTDMVVFRENSEDIYSGIEWKAGSPGAERVIDFLQQEMGVTKMRFSEECGVGIKHISEQGSKRLIRHAIQYALDHQRESVTLVHKGNIMKFTEGAFKNWGYQLAEEEFGAQTHSNGYWLEIPRENGQAPLVIKDIIADSMFQQVTLHPELYDVIATMNQNGDLLADALAAHVGGIGIAPGANMSSEVAFFEPTHGTVPRLAGQDKVNPCSIILCAQMMLKHIGWIKAAELISQGVDGAIGARTVTYDFARMIDNASEVSCSAFGDEVIKHMSS
- a CDS encoding endo-1,4-beta-xylanase, with translation MRSLSMALISTAICASLAACGGSSSDSGEPIEVPEVASLKDLTASYVGAAVPAEYQNWFSNGILSRPDLQNVVIQHFDQITAENIMKSSYLQPTQGNFSFEDADNLVNWALDNGVTVHAHALVWHSQMPDWMINFSGNWEDMMEAHITTVAQHYAGKVFSWDVVNEAFNDNNDNGYASYRDTDANSGGHGSPWYRNLGKDFIPKAFTMARAADASAELYYNDYNIEDDGAKLNSVLRLADELLADDVPINGIGFQMHVNYDWPSAETIGTSFAKVAAKGLKVKITELDIKMNPNGDRNNFTASMAQQQKERYQEIVAAYFANVPANQRGGISVWGVSDADSWIPNFTGHNDWPLLFDEQLKQKPAIEGFANALQ
- a CDS encoding carbohydrate porin produces the protein MNVKALTSAVAIALTCSPLASAAEDEVNADQFQQIKDSQPVVLDPDFQVEEGIIFSGYARYGLHYSDDFQKYVQAEGELAGRATGRLGNETNGGEFQFAKAFQSDSGAIWDVVLMLENWWKYESELQSGEEISEYGDIALKKFYAGATNIFASQPNAYIWAGRDFHQRPQQGINDYFWMSHDGQGGGIYNLELGDMAKLDFSVVGQVDGPGDNGNYALTSKLHALQLADSLALSFLFNYGFESDQYDDNGVIENKDKINAYHLAAVLDQNWSKGRNQFIARYADNADTSVFNKTEDLTTLYLSLEGAVNFNEKVALEYLGAYHNYDANSSEDDRTNYSAIMRPMYNWNETHSTWLEAGYSVVDYDQGGKNKAWKVTLSQNVTINAFANARPMLRFYVTAGQADNQVRSNEAIAAEQDTLAMGAMFESWW
- a CDS encoding AMP-binding protein, with the translated sequence MNSSDQPWLKSYPDDVPAEISTEQFENLLELFEHSCKQFPKQTAFINMGKSLTYQELDQKSLAFAAYLQQELGMQAGERIALMMPNVLQYPIALYGALRAGLVVVNVNPLYTPRELKHQLCDSEASAIVAVTNFGNSLQQVIKDTQVKHVILTSIGDQLAVHKRTLVNFVVKYVKKMVPKYNLPGAISMRRALTQGKTMAYQKPQISGDDIAYLQYTGGTTGVAKGAMLSHHNVLANVIQVYYHFAPRTLLDQEHAVTPLPLYHIFANTVSMMFILYIGGKNLLITNPRDLNGFVNDLRKYPFTMIFGLNTLFNGLLNHAGFRQLDFSKARFTIAGGMATQKHIAEQWQELTQMPIIEGYGLTECSPVVAAGTHEQQAFIPSIGVPMPSTQIRVVDEEGNELDVGGIGELQIKGPQVMQGYWKQEEETANVITKDGWIKSGDIGRMDEQGYFFIEDRKKDMILVSGFNVFPSEIEEVATLHPSIVEAAAVGVPDDVSGERIRLFVVCNARVGRDEIKKHCRKHLTGYKMPKDIIYREELPKTNVGKILRRELR